GCCGACGAACAACAGGCCGGCGGGAATCCCCAGCTCACTGAAGATTTCCAGGTAGGTGTTGTGGGCGCGACGGTAGAGGTCGCCGATTTTGCGGTTGGCCGAAAACGCCTTGGCATAACCGGTGGTGGCGTAGTGCAGCGGGAACGTCCCGGGGCCGGTGCCCAGCAACGGGTTCTCGCGGATCATCTCGCTGCCGACCACAATGTACGAGGCGCGACGGCCGAGGGATTGGTCCTGGCTCTTGGCGCCGGCGCTCAAGATGCTCAAGGACTGAATGCGCTCGATGTAACCCTTGGGCATCGCATAAATGGCCAGCGGAATCACGATCACCAGGCCCAGCATGGCAAACCCCAGGTGCCGAGGACGGATGCGTTTAAGCTCGGCGCGGTAATGCCAGACGCCGATCATCAGGCTGAGGAACAGCACCACCAGCCCCGAACGGGATTCAGTCTTGGTCATGCCGCCCAGCAGCAAAATGCAGCAAGCGACCCAGAAAATTCGATGCAGAAAGTGCGGGCTGCGCACCACCAGCAGCAAGGCAAGCGGCACGGCGAAGGCGATCAGCATGGCAAAGGCGTTCGGGTCTTCCAGCAGGCCGGCGGCGCGCCCCTGGTCTTGGTATTTGCTGGAGAACATCGCCAACACGCAGGTCGCCGTGACACTGAGGGTGACCATCTTGGCGAACAGGTCCATGTTCAGCTCGCGGCCGATCAGCAGGGTGATCACAAACAGCACCAGGCCGACACTCAGTTCTCGCAGGTGCCCCATGGACATGCCCATGTTGTCGGTGTTGATCACGCTCAGCAGGTACAAGACCATGAACCAGATCAGGTAGCGCCAGATGTTGCTGCGCAGGCGTTCGGAGGGTATCTGGTGGATGGCCAGTTGCAGCATCAGGATCACGGCCAGTGACGCGCCGAGGAACTTGGTGCCCGACAGCGAACTGTCCTTGAAGAAACCTTCGAACGGCACCAGCGCCGCGATCCCGAGCAAACCCCAGGTGGGTTTTCGGTAAAGGAGCGCGACACCGACCAGGCCCAGCACCGCTCCCGGCGCCAGATACGGATAAGGGCTGGCCAGCAAAGCGAGGCAGACCAGGCCAAACAAACTGACGATCGAGAGCGGAAAGATCACGCGCGTGCCTCCCGTGCAGTACGGAGATAAAGTTGCGACCAGCGTTCGGCCAGGGCCTTGAGGTCGTAACGGTCCAATTGCGTACGTTTTGCGTTGTCGATCAGGTCGCGGGCCATGGCCGGTTCAGTCAGCAACGAGCCGATCTGGCGGGCGAGGGCGGCGCTGTCGGCGGGTGTCGCCAGCAGGCCGTTGTGCCGGTCTTGCAGCACATCGGGGATCCCGCCGACGCCGAACGCCACCACCGGCACACCGGCTTGCATCGCTTCGAGCAGAATCATCGGCGTGCCTTCGGTGCGCGAGCTGATCACCAGCGCATCGAGTTGTCGCCACCACACACTCATGTCGGTCTGGTAACCCGGCAGGGTGATGCGGTCCTGTAAACCCGCTTCGTTGATACGCGCCAGCAGCGTCTCCCGTTCCGGGCCGTCGCCGAGCATCACGGCGTCCAGTTGCGGGTGTTGCCGGCAGAGTGGAATCAGCGCATCGAGAAAAAAGTCCGGGCCCTTTTCACTGCTCAGCCGCCCGACGTAACCGGCCAGCCAACGCTGGCGTTTCGCGTGACGCGGCAACAGTCCGTCAGTCGCCGGCAGACCATTGGGAATCAC
This region of Pseudomonas mandelii genomic DNA includes:
- a CDS encoding O-antigen ligase family protein; this translates as MIFPLSIVSLFGLVCLALLASPYPYLAPGAVLGLVGVALLYRKPTWGLLGIAALVPFEGFFKDSSLSGTKFLGASLAVILMLQLAIHQIPSERLRSNIWRYLIWFMVLYLLSVINTDNMGMSMGHLRELSVGLVLFVITLLIGRELNMDLFAKMVTLSVTATCVLAMFSSKYQDQGRAAGLLEDPNAFAMLIAFAVPLALLLVVRSPHFLHRIFWVACCILLLGGMTKTESRSGLVVLFLSLMIGVWHYRAELKRIRPRHLGFAMLGLVIVIPLAIYAMPKGYIERIQSLSILSAGAKSQDQSLGRRASYIVVGSEMIRENPLLGTGPGTFPLHYATTGYAKAFSANRKIGDLYRRAHNTYLEIFSELGIPAGLLFVGMLGLGLYNLVRARRAWMQRRNREQADLLTHLSMSFLSLTLFLMFLSAPNQKYVWIMLALTSVLRLKAEESPLAEAKA
- a CDS encoding glycosyltransferase family 4 protein, coding for MNAPLIPSLPIIHLLSSGGFYGAERMLLDHCLATPGQHQVLFLDAPPDLIARFRQAGVDCRGCAGLGELLAHLRQRRAERPLINTHNFKGLLFGWVGATLLRLPLVITQHGFTPRSRKQKFYTWLSLQLCRTASVNRVVCVAESIAVLCRQASVRAEKLQVIPNGLPATDGLLPRHAKRQRWLAGYVGRLSSEKGPDFFLDALIPLCRQHPQLDAVMLGDGPERETLLARINEAGLQDRITLPGYQTDMSVWWRQLDALVISSRTEGTPMILLEAMQAGVPVVAFGVGGIPDVLQDRHNGLLATPADSAALARQIGSLLTEPAMARDLIDNAKRTQLDRYDLKALAERWSQLYLRTAREARA